A section of the Hippea sp. KM1 genome encodes:
- the speE gene encoding polyamine aminopropyltransferase, protein MAYFPELWFTEKYTGTCGFTFKVKRVLNTQQSPLQRLDILETYDFGRVMLLDGLIMFTERDEFVYHEMIAHLPLFAAHEPKDVLIIGGGDGGTAREVSKHTYLNSITNVEIDEVVVENSKKYTPFVGSGFDNDRVNLIIGDGIEFVKNKSELYDVVIVDSTDPFGPAEGLFNVEFYTNVRNILREGGIVVAQAENAYYDKRWMMRSVNNMRKAFGVDNVAIYQAAIPTYPSGTWVFAIGWKSGEHPRDRFDSDRFEGLGLDLKYYNPEIHRAAFVLPNYVKEILKG, encoded by the coding sequence ATGGCTTATTTTCCTGAGTTGTGGTTTACAGAGAAATACACGGGAACCTGCGGTTTTACATTCAAGGTGAAAAGGGTTCTAAACACCCAGCAGAGTCCGCTTCAGAGGCTTGATATTTTAGAGACATACGATTTTGGCAGGGTGATGCTGCTTGACGGTTTGATTATGTTCACAGAGAGGGATGAGTTTGTTTACCATGAGATGATAGCGCATCTGCCATTGTTTGCCGCCCATGAGCCTAAAGATGTTTTGATAATCGGCGGTGGTGATGGTGGAACGGCAAGGGAGGTGTCAAAACACACATATCTAAACAGTATTACCAATGTTGAAATAGACGAGGTGGTGGTTGAAAATAGCAAGAAATATACACCATTTGTTGGCTCTGGCTTTGACAATGACAGGGTTAATCTGATTATTGGCGATGGTATTGAGTTTGTTAAAAACAAGAGTGAACTTTACGATGTGGTTATAGTGGATTCAACCGATCCGTTCGGACCTGCTGAGGGTCTGTTCAATGTTGAATTTTACACCAATGTCAGAAACATTTTAAGGGAGGGTGGCATTGTTGTGGCTCAGGCCGAAAACGCCTATTACGATAAGCGATGGATGATGCGCTCGGTAAACAACATGAGAAAGGCGTTTGGTGTGGACAATGTTGCCATATACCAGGCCGCCATTCCCACATACCCCTCAGGCACCTGGGTTTTTGCCATCGGCTGGAAGTCGGGTGAGCATCCAAGGGATAGGTTTGATAGCGATAGGTTTGAAGGATTGGGTTTGGATTTGAAGTATTACAACCCCGAAATCCACAGGGCTGCATTCGTTTTGCCCAATTATGTGAAGGAAATTTTGAAAGGGTAA
- a CDS encoding 2-oxoacid:acceptor oxidoreductase family protein, whose amino-acid sequence MAFHYELRFGGVGGQGSLTAGTILAHAAVFRTKYYATQVPTYTSQVRGGAAKADIIISDEPITFPESTNVDFFLSTHQKAYDAYKGDLKEGAYVLVDSGLVVVPDEDAKKYKVYEYPLVRTAKYEIGNVVTMNILAVGICLGLTEVLPIDAVRDTVKEEVPAAFLDMNMKAFDMGLEVGRKFKAEGPTKK is encoded by the coding sequence ATGGCATTTCATTATGAATTGAGATTTGGAGGAGTAGGTGGACAGGGTTCCCTCACAGCAGGAACCATTCTTGCCCATGCAGCCGTTTTTAGAACCAAATACTATGCTACGCAGGTGCCTACATATACATCCCAGGTTAGGGGTGGTGCAGCAAAGGCCGACATTATTATTTCCGATGAGCCGATAACATTCCCTGAGTCAACCAATGTTGACTTCTTCTTGTCAACCCATCAGAAGGCCTATGATGCATACAAGGGTGATTTGAAAGAGGGTGCCTATGTTTTGGTTGACTCCGGTTTAGTTGTTGTTCCGGATGAGGATGCCAAAAAATACAAGGTTTATGAGTATCCGCTTGTTAGGACGGCCAAATACGAGATAGGCAATGTTGTTACGATGAACATATTGGCCGTTGGAATCTGTCTGGGTCTTACAGAGGTTTTGCCCATCGATGCAGTCAGAGATACGGTTAAGGAAGAGGTGCCTGCAGCATTCCTTGATATGAACATGAAGGCCTTTGATATGGGCTTAGAGGTGGGCAGGAAGTTCAAGGCTGAGGGGCCAACAAAGAAGTAA
- a CDS encoding NADP-dependent isocitrate dehydrogenase, translating into MATGKPTIVWTKTDEAPYLASFSLLPIVKGFVKHADVDVEVRDISLAGRILATFPEYLKEDQRINDDLAYLGELVNKPEANIIKLPNISASVVQLKEAIKELQEKGYNVPDYPEEPKDEKEKEIKERYAKVLGSAVNPVLRQGNSDRRLPTSVKEFAKKYPDSMGLPLKPWPEDSKSHVAHMDGGDFYEHEKSFTAEKEMDIEIQFVDESGNAQTMKKLHLLKGEVFDGTFMSVRRLREFFDQQIKDAKEKGVLLSLHLKATMMKVSDPIMFGHAVEIYFKDVFEKHKETFEELGVNPRNGLTDIYDRIQKLPEDKRKEIEEDIQKVYESNPDLAMVDSRKGITNLHAPNLIIIDASMPPMIRDGGKMWNKNDELQDTKAIIPDRSYATMYKEIVEDCKRNGQFDRTTMGDVSNVGLMAMKAEEYGSHDKTFEAPTNGKFRVVDENGNVLMEHEVEKGDIWRGCQAKDEAIRDWVGLAVRRARATGYPAIFWLDENRAHDAQLIKKVKEYLKEHDTDGLDIRIMPPKEAMRFSLEKVRKGENVISVTGNVLRDYLTDLFPILEVGTSAKMLSIVPLLAGGGLFETGAGGSAPKHAQQLIEEGHLRWDSLGEFGAIFASLEHIAERYNNKKAKVMSDAADKAMTKILENQKWPGRKVHQLDTRGNHFYFAMYWAEALAEQNEDEELKKIFEPIAKEMKENEEKIINDFDAAQGKPCQIDGYYWPDEDKVDKIMRCSETLNSIIAKL; encoded by the coding sequence ATGGCCACAGGAAAACCTACAATCGTATGGACGAAGACTGACGAGGCTCCCTATTTGGCATCATTTTCGTTGTTGCCTATAGTAAAGGGCTTCGTTAAGCATGCAGATGTTGATGTGGAGGTAAGGGATATCTCCTTAGCGGGAAGGATCTTAGCCACATTCCCTGAGTATTTGAAGGAAGACCAGAGGATCAACGACGATCTGGCCTATTTGGGCGAGTTGGTCAACAAACCAGAAGCCAACATCATAAAGCTTCCAAACATCTCTGCCTCTGTTGTTCAGCTTAAAGAGGCGATTAAAGAGCTTCAGGAGAAGGGATACAATGTTCCTGACTATCCTGAGGAGCCAAAGGACGAAAAAGAGAAGGAGATAAAAGAGAGATACGCAAAGGTTTTGGGTAGCGCCGTTAACCCCGTTTTGAGGCAGGGCAACTCAGACAGAAGGCTTCCAACCTCCGTTAAGGAGTTTGCAAAGAAATATCCAGACTCAATGGGTTTGCCGCTGAAACCGTGGCCAGAGGATTCAAAGAGCCATGTTGCCCATATGGATGGCGGTGATTTCTATGAGCATGAAAAGTCCTTCACAGCCGAGAAGGAGATGGATATTGAGATCCAGTTTGTTGATGAGAGCGGCAACGCCCAGACAATGAAGAAGCTCCACCTGCTGAAGGGTGAGGTTTTCGATGGAACATTCATGAGCGTTAGAAGGCTCAGGGAGTTCTTCGATCAGCAGATAAAGGATGCCAAAGAGAAGGGCGTTCTTTTGTCGTTGCACCTGAAGGCCACAATGATGAAGGTATCCGATCCTATAATGTTCGGTCATGCCGTTGAGATATACTTCAAGGATGTATTTGAGAAACACAAGGAGACATTTGAAGAGCTCGGCGTTAACCCAAGAAACGGTTTGACAGACATTTATGATAGAATCCAGAAACTTCCAGAGGATAAAAGGAAAGAGATTGAAGAGGATATACAGAAGGTCTATGAGAGCAATCCTGACCTTGCAATGGTTGACTCAAGGAAGGGCATAACAAACCTCCATGCTCCAAACCTCATCATTATCGATGCCTCCATGCCGCCTATGATAAGGGATGGCGGTAAGATGTGGAACAAGAACGATGAGCTTCAGGATACAAAGGCCATAATCCCGGATAGGTCCTATGCAACGATGTATAAGGAGATCGTTGAGGACTGCAAGAGGAATGGCCAGTTTGATAGAACAACAATGGGCGATGTCTCCAATGTCGGTTTGATGGCCATGAAGGCTGAGGAGTACGGCTCACACGATAAGACATTCGAGGCCCCGACTAATGGTAAGTTCAGGGTTGTTGATGAGAACGGCAATGTTCTCATGGAGCATGAGGTTGAGAAGGGCGACATCTGGAGGGGTTGCCAGGCTAAGGATGAGGCCATCAGAGACTGGGTTGGTTTGGCTGTAAGAAGGGCAAGGGCAACCGGTTATCCTGCTATATTCTGGCTTGATGAGAATAGGGCTCACGATGCCCAGCTTATAAAGAAGGTTAAGGAGTATCTGAAAGAGCATGATACCGATGGCCTTGACATAAGGATTATGCCGCCTAAAGAGGCCATGAGGTTCTCTTTGGAGAAGGTCAGAAAGGGCGAGAATGTAATATCCGTTACGGGTAATGTTTTGAGGGATTACCTAACAGACCTCTTCCCGATCTTAGAGGTTGGAACATCGGCAAAGATGCTCTCCATCGTTCCGCTGCTTGCAGGTGGTGGCCTGTTTGAGACCGGTGCTGGTGGTTCTGCTCCAAAACACGCCCAGCAGCTCATTGAAGAGGGACACCTAAGATGGGATTCTTTAGGTGAGTTTGGCGCCATTTTTGCCTCACTTGAGCATATAGCCGAAAGGTATAACAACAAGAAGGCCAAGGTGATGTCCGATGCTGCCGATAAGGCCATGACAAAGATCTTGGAGAATCAGAAATGGCCTGGCAGGAAGGTTCATCAGTTAGATACAAGGGGCAACCACTTCTATTTTGCTATGTATTGGGCTGAGGCTTTGGCTGAGCAGAACGAGGATGAGGAGCTTAAGAAGATCTTCGAGCCAATAGCCAAGGAGATGAAGGAGAACGAGGAGAAGATTATAAACGACTTCGATGCCGCTCAGGGTAAGCCTTGCCAGATCGACGGCTATTACTGGCCGGATGAGGATAAGGTTGACAAGATAATGAGGTGTAGCGAGACGCTCAACTCCATCATTGCAAAACTGTAA
- a CDS encoding site-2 protease family protein: MIDPNIFLMVIPFLVAVVFHEVSHGYVAYKLGDNTAKFAGRLTLNPIAHIDPLGTIILPAVLIIAHSPILFGWAKPVPVNFFNLRNPKRDSAIVAAAGPITNILLAIAFAVIYRIALFLPNGFITQPVVLTCLYGVQLNLIFAFFNLIPILPLDGGRILASLLPPKWAYSFSRLEPYGMYIVIALLFLGIFDFIYTFFVLPLSTILLS; encoded by the coding sequence TTGATAGATCCCAATATCTTTTTGATGGTCATACCGTTTCTGGTTGCGGTGGTATTCCATGAGGTAAGCCACGGGTATGTGGCATACAAGTTAGGCGATAACACAGCCAAATTCGCAGGCAGGCTTACGCTAAACCCGATAGCACACATAGACCCTCTGGGAACGATTATCCTGCCGGCCGTTCTGATAATAGCCCACTCGCCCATACTATTTGGATGGGCAAAGCCCGTGCCTGTCAACTTCTTTAACCTCAGAAACCCCAAGAGGGATTCGGCAATCGTTGCAGCAGCAGGGCCTATAACGAACATCCTGCTTGCCATAGCCTTTGCCGTTATATACAGAATAGCGCTGTTTCTGCCCAATGGTTTCATAACCCAGCCGGTTGTGCTAACATGCCTATACGGCGTTCAGCTAAACTTGATCTTTGCCTTTTTCAATCTCATACCCATCCTGCCCCTTGATGGTGGCAGAATATTGGCATCGCTTCTGCCGCCCAAATGGGCTTATAGCTTTTCAAGATTGGAACCCTATGGCATGTATATAGTTATAGCGCTTCTGTTTCTTGGCATTTTCGATTTCATCTATACATTCTTCGTATTGCCGCTATCCACTATTCTGTTGTCTTAG
- a CDS encoding 4Fe-4S binding protein: MAEKRMPVEINEKLCKGCGLCVNVCPKNVLEMVEDLHVWMGTIAKVARPEDCIRCKMCEDICPDFAITVADIGVELEFTDSKGNTVTKSK; the protein is encoded by the coding sequence ATGGCTGAAAAACGCATGCCGGTTGAGATTAATGAAAAGTTGTGCAAGGGTTGCGGTTTGTGTGTTAATGTTTGTCCAAAGAATGTTTTGGAGATGGTTGAAGATCTCCATGTCTGGATGGGAACCATTGCAAAGGTTGCAAGGCCTGAGGATTGCATCAGGTGTAAGATGTGCGAGGATATCTGTCCAGACTTTGCCATCACTGTTGCCGACATTGGCGTGGAGCTTGAGTTTACAGATAGTAAGGGAAATACGGTTACAAAAAGTAAGTAG
- a CDS encoding phosphoribosyltransferase has translation MRLLFAEEEIEERIEKLARLLDEKLKDKQDKTVMLYIEKGGKPFFEKLTQKMKIQPIKDSIRVKSYSGDKSTGKIEWIKKPSVDLKGKHCIIVDDILDTGRTIKEVKNYMLSKGATACEICVAVNKHERREEEIEPDYYLFDLDKGFIIGFGMDYNEKYRELPAIYLMGES, from the coding sequence GTGAGGTTGTTATTTGCAGAGGAAGAGATAGAAGAGAGGATAGAGAAATTAGCAAGGTTATTGGACGAAAAGCTAAAGGATAAACAGGACAAAACAGTTATGCTGTATATAGAAAAGGGCGGCAAGCCGTTTTTTGAAAAGCTAACGCAAAAGATGAAGATACAGCCGATAAAGGACAGCATACGGGTAAAAAGCTATTCTGGCGACAAATCAACCGGCAAGATAGAATGGATCAAGAAGCCCTCTGTTGATTTAAAGGGCAAACACTGCATAATCGTGGACGATATATTAGACACAGGCAGAACGATAAAAGAGGTAAAGAATTACATGCTATCCAAGGGAGCGACAGCCTGTGAGATATGCGTGGCCGTAAACAAGCACGAGAGGCGAGAGGAAGAGATAGAGCCGGATTATTACCTGTTTGATTTAGACAAGGGCTTCATTATCGGCTTCGGCATGGATTACAACGAAAAATACAGGGAACTGCCCGCAATCTATCTAATGGGCGAATCATAG
- a CDS encoding pyridoxal phosphate-dependent aminotransferase codes for MLGNPDKKFSNFFNSVKPSGLRLAQTVFEKRLKRDIAEGKKPIEAVNVAIGSVSLKTHPKLLQRFLNPTDEELINGIWRYGETPGTQKANEVFIKIIKAFLPEGVNPRLYSIIQDGGSGAMRTAILGLCGDAGADDRPLLVMNPTYTNYKAVADELGRRIVAVERALDRSGNFNHVAVEKIEEAVRRYKPGALLIIPYDNPSGQLMRQKTINEYVRICLENDMFIISDEAYRGLYYTDDEPPSVWRVTDRDVPGIESAGIRISIESLSKTFNSCGLRMGALVTDNESFRDRAVAANTTYLCPSIIDQHIVEGLYEESYEDIKGWIASLRDYYKKLLEYMYEELKKRLPDAIVSKPEASIYMVVDLRDMVDEDFEAEDFVMYCAKEGEVEIDGKRYTLLVSPMWGFYNVIEGRNPGHTQVRIACVEPEEKMMIVPELFAELLKGYLAKRRR; via the coding sequence ATGTTGGGGAATCCTGACAAGAAATTCTCAAATTTTTTTAACAGCGTAAAGCCATCCGGTTTAAGGCTTGCCCAGACTGTATTCGAAAAGAGGCTAAAGAGGGATATAGCAGAGGGTAAAAAGCCTATAGAGGCCGTTAATGTTGCCATCGGCAGCGTTTCTTTAAAAACCCACCCCAAATTGCTTCAGAGGTTTTTGAATCCAACAGATGAGGAGTTGATCAACGGTATATGGAGATACGGTGAGACACCCGGAACCCAGAAGGCCAATGAGGTTTTTATAAAGATAATAAAGGCGTTTCTGCCTGAGGGGGTAAATCCCAGGCTCTATTCCATAATTCAGGATGGCGGCTCGGGGGCTATGAGGACGGCTATCTTGGGTTTGTGTGGTGATGCCGGTGCTGATGATAGGCCGTTGCTTGTTATGAATCCCACATACACCAATTACAAGGCGGTGGCCGATGAGCTTGGCAGAAGGATTGTTGCGGTTGAAAGGGCCTTAGACAGAAGCGGCAACTTCAACCATGTCGCCGTTGAGAAGATAGAGGAGGCTGTCAGGAGGTATAAGCCGGGTGCTTTGTTGATCATCCCGTATGATAACCCCTCGGGACAACTGATGAGGCAGAAGACGATAAACGAGTATGTCAGGATTTGCCTTGAGAACGATATGTTTATCATAAGCGATGAGGCATACAGGGGGCTTTACTATACAGACGATGAGCCGCCGAGTGTGTGGCGGGTGACGGATAGGGATGTGCCGGGGATTGAGAGTGCAGGCATAAGGATAAGCATAGAGAGTTTGTCTAAGACATTTAACTCATGTGGCTTGAGGATGGGTGCCCTGGTTACCGACAATGAGTCTTTCAGGGATAGGGCTGTTGCGGCCAATACCACCTATCTATGCCCCTCGATAATCGATCAGCACATAGTTGAGGGTCTGTATGAGGAGAGCTATGAGGATATAAAAGGATGGATTGCCTCGTTGAGGGATTACTATAAAAAGCTGCTTGAGTATATGTATGAAGAGCTAAAGAAGCGCCTGCCCGATGCCATTGTGTCAAAGCCTGAGGCCTCTATCTATATGGTTGTGGATCTTAGGGATATGGTCGATGAGGATTTCGAGGCAGAGGATTTTGTGATGTATTGCGCAAAAGAGGGCGAGGTTGAGATAGACGGTAAGCGATACACCCTGCTTGTTAGCCCCATGTGGGGTTTTTACAATGTTATAGAGGGCAGAAACCCGGGCCATACGCAGGTTAGGATAGCCTGTGTTGAGCCTGAGGAGAAGATGATGATTGTGCCTGAGCTTTTTGCCGAATTGTTGAAGGGGTATCTGGCCAAAAGAAGAAGGTAA
- a CDS encoding 2-oxoacid:acceptor oxidoreductase subunit alpha codes for MGRIGFMDANAAIAEAAVVAGLGFYAGYPITPSSEVPERLSKIMPERGVPFIMMEDEIASINACVGAAASGVKAMTCTSGPGLSLKQEAFGMACMFEVPLVVVDVMRGGPSTGLPTRPSQGDIMQSRWGTHGDHPVIAVAPCNAQEAVFETIRAFNLAEKFRQPVYILTDGSLSHLHTKVYIPDPEEVEIIDRQAPEVEPDEYYPYDYNYEIPPLAPWWTKDGKSYRYHMSSLIHDKTGFPTVVPKYVQWLLNRMHNKINNHLDEILKYEYYKMDDAETCIIAFGSTAESARVAIDEARKEGIKVGMFRPLTIWPSPQQQIKDIASKVKNIIVAEMNLGQYILEVQRIVGDTAPIYGINQATGTLIRPSQILEKIKNPEKKVEIVMTDEEIRRFGGGE; via the coding sequence ATGGGAAGAATTGGATTTATGGATGCTAACGCTGCCATAGCTGAGGCGGCTGTTGTTGCTGGATTGGGTTTCTATGCGGGTTATCCGATAACACCCTCCAGCGAGGTTCCAGAAAGGCTTTCAAAGATAATGCCCGAAAGGGGCGTGCCCTTCATAATGATGGAGGATGAGATAGCTTCTATTAACGCCTGTGTAGGAGCAGCTGCAAGCGGCGTTAAGGCTATGACATGTACAAGCGGTCCTGGTTTGTCTTTGAAGCAGGAAGCCTTCGGTATGGCCTGTATGTTTGAGGTTCCGCTTGTGGTTGTCGATGTTATGAGGGGCGGTCCTTCAACTGGTCTTCCAACAAGGCCTTCTCAGGGCGATATAATGCAGTCAAGGTGGGGAACGCACGGTGATCACCCCGTAATAGCCGTTGCTCCGTGTAACGCTCAAGAGGCCGTTTTTGAGACGATCAGGGCATTCAATCTGGCAGAGAAGTTCAGACAGCCCGTTTATATCTTAACGGATGGTTCTCTGTCTCACTTGCACACCAAGGTTTACATACCCGATCCAGAAGAGGTCGAGATCATCGACAGGCAGGCTCCAGAGGTTGAGCCGGATGAGTATTATCCTTACGATTACAATTACGAGATTCCGCCTCTTGCCCCATGGTGGACAAAGGACGGCAAGAGCTATAGATACCACATGTCCAGCTTGATCCACGATAAAACAGGCTTCCCGACCGTTGTGCCTAAGTATGTTCAGTGGCTTTTGAACAGGATGCATAACAAGATAAACAACCACCTTGATGAGATATTGAAGTATGAGTATTACAAGATGGACGATGCTGAAACCTGCATCATAGCATTTGGCTCCACTGCTGAGTCTGCAAGGGTTGCCATTGATGAGGCAAGGAAAGAGGGTATAAAGGTTGGAATGTTCAGGCCTTTGACGATCTGGCCATCACCACAACAGCAGATAAAGGATATTGCAAGCAAGGTTAAGAATATTATCGTGGCAGAGATGAATTTGGGTCAGTATATACTTGAGGTTCAAAGAATCGTCGGCGATACTGCACCGATCTATGGCATCAATCAGGCCACAGGAACCCTGATTAGGCCTTCTCAGATTCTTGAGAAGATCAAGAATCCAGAGAAGAAGGTCGAGATTGTCATGACCGATGAGGAGATTAGAAGGTTTGGAGGAGGCGAATAA
- a CDS encoding thiamine pyrophosphate-dependent enzyme, with the protein MAVDYTKYLRMEKMPLYWCPGCGDGIVLKCYLEAIDELGWSKDDCAMVSGIGCAARVTGYVDFHTLHTIHGRAVAVAVGVKMSHPDKHVFVFGGDGDIVHIGGNHLLHACRRNVDITVVLINNWIYGMTGGQHSCTTPPGAKASTAPRGTFEPTIDVCKMAIGAGAGYVARGFAGDPVRLTKLIKEGLAYKGFSLIEVFSPCPINFGRRNKLGDPAKLMDYMKSFLVSSAKAKKMSEEELKGKFVTGVLHKDESKPELTESYRQLVEKAQASDEYWAKYAKGTLTDADKDKITREELKGLYPYDVETPLKEWKKL; encoded by the coding sequence ATGGCTGTTGATTACACAAAATATCTAAGAATGGAAAAGATGCCGCTTTACTGGTGTCCAGGTTGCGGCGATGGTATCGTTTTGAAGTGCTACTTAGAGGCCATTGATGAGTTGGGTTGGAGCAAGGACGACTGTGCTATGGTGTCCGGTATCGGATGTGCAGCAAGGGTTACCGGATATGTCGATTTCCATACGCTTCACACCATTCACGGAAGGGCTGTAGCCGTTGCAGTCGGCGTTAAGATGTCCCATCCGGATAAGCATGTGTTTGTTTTCGGTGGTGATGGTGATATAGTTCACATCGGTGGAAACCACCTGCTTCATGCATGCAGGAGAAATGTGGACATCACGGTTGTTTTGATTAACAACTGGATTTACGGAATGACGGGTGGCCAGCACTCCTGTACAACACCCCCAGGAGCAAAGGCATCCACGGCGCCAAGGGGAACATTTGAGCCTACAATCGATGTCTGCAAGATGGCAATCGGCGCCGGTGCAGGCTATGTTGCAAGGGGCTTTGCAGGCGATCCTGTAAGGCTTACAAAGCTCATTAAAGAGGGTCTTGCATATAAGGGCTTCAGTCTTATAGAGGTCTTCAGCCCATGTCCTATTAACTTCGGAAGAAGGAATAAATTGGGCGATCCTGCCAAGTTGATGGATTATATGAAGAGCTTCCTTGTAAGCTCAGCTAAGGCCAAGAAGATGAGCGAGGAGGAGCTTAAGGGTAAATTCGTAACGGGCGTATTGCACAAGGATGAGAGCAAGCCGGAGCTTACAGAGTCTTACAGGCAGCTTGTTGAGAAGGCTCAGGCAAGCGATGAGTACTGGGCAAAATACGCAAAGGGCACACTGACCGATGCCGATAAAGACAAAATAACCAGGGAAGAGTTGAAGGGTCTGTATCCATACGATGTTGAAACACCATTAAAAGAATGGAAAAAACTTTAA
- the amrS gene encoding AmmeMemoRadiSam system radical SAM enzyme, which produces MKEAYLYSRLEDNKVQCNLCSFRCKLADGKIGICGVRKNEGGTLYSMVYSKTIAKAIDPIEKKPLFHFLPSSKSFSIATVGCNFNCLHCQNADISQYPKEHNGAIVGEDYPPERVVEDAINAGCKSIAYTYTEPTIFFEYAIDTARIAKDKGLKNIFITNGYMTKEAIDLMDGLIDAANVDLKAFNDAFYMQICGGARLKPVLDSIEYMKSKGIWVEVTTLVIPTANDDPAEAMQIAEHIYNIDPSIPWHISRFYPAYKFSDVMPTPVEVIKNFRQIGLSMGLKYVYTGNMPGDEGEHTYCPSCGELLIARYGYEILSYTIKDGKCPKCGAKIDIVES; this is translated from the coding sequence ATGAAAGAGGCTTACCTTTACTCAAGGCTTGAGGATAATAAGGTTCAATGCAACCTCTGTTCATTCAGGTGTAAGTTGGCAGACGGCAAGATAGGCATCTGTGGCGTGAGAAAGAACGAGGGCGGAACGCTCTATTCGATGGTTTATTCCAAAACCATAGCAAAGGCTATCGATCCTATAGAGAAAAAACCCCTGTTCCACTTCCTGCCATCGAGCAAATCCTTCTCAATAGCAACCGTCGGGTGCAATTTTAACTGCCTACACTGCCAGAATGCAGATATAAGCCAATACCCCAAAGAGCACAACGGCGCTATTGTCGGCGAGGATTATCCGCCTGAGAGGGTTGTGGAGGATGCAATAAACGCAGGCTGCAAATCCATAGCATACACATACACCGAGCCAACGATCTTCTTTGAATACGCCATAGATACAGCAAGGATAGCCAAAGATAAGGGGCTAAAAAACATCTTCATAACAAACGGATACATGACAAAGGAAGCAATAGATTTGATGGATGGCTTAATAGATGCGGCCAATGTTGACCTTAAGGCGTTTAACGATGCCTTTTACATGCAGATATGCGGTGGTGCAAGGCTAAAGCCCGTTCTTGACAGCATAGAGTATATGAAGTCAAAGGGCATATGGGTTGAGGTCACCACGCTTGTCATACCCACGGCAAACGATGACCCGGCCGAGGCGATGCAGATAGCCGAACACATATACAACATAGACCCGTCAATCCCCTGGCATATAAGCAGGTTCTATCCGGCTTACAAGTTCAGCGATGTTATGCCGACACCGGTTGAGGTCATAAAGAACTTCAGGCAGATCGGCCTATCGATGGGCTTAAAATATGTCTATACAGGCAACATGCCGGGTGATGAGGGTGAGCACACATACTGCCCAAGCTGCGGTGAGCTTTTGATTGCAAGATACGGTTATGAGATTTTATCCTATACCATAAAAGACGGTAAATGCCCTAAATGCGGGGCAAAAATCGATATAGTGGAGAGCTAA
- the prfA gene encoding peptide chain release factor 1, protein MLKEKLKEIESKYAQIEASLSDPDVVNDIERYKNLSAELKRLTPIVEKSKEYHEILKQIEENEELLEDEELKELAKEELKQLKEKLPQLEKQIKLLLLPKDEADDKDVILEIRAGTGGEEAALFAADLFRMYSRYAENKGFKVEVLSKSLSDTGGIKEIIAEIKGKGAYHLFKHESGTHRVQRIPITESQGRIHTSAATVAVLPEAENVDVEIKPEDLRIDVFRASGHGGQHVNTTDSAVRITHLPTGMVVSCQDEKSQLKNKEKALKILKSRLYDFYRRKKEEERAKERKSQIGSGDRSERIRTYNFPQGRVTDHRINLTLYKLDSIMEGELDELIEALIVDEQARKLKESGM, encoded by the coding sequence ATGCTTAAGGAAAAGCTCAAAGAGATAGAAAGCAAATACGCCCAGATAGAGGCCTCCCTTTCCGATCCCGATGTTGTAAACGACATAGAGAGGTATAAAAACCTAAGCGCTGAGCTAAAAAGGCTAACGCCTATCGTGGAAAAATCAAAGGAGTATCACGAGATACTCAAGCAGATAGAGGAAAACGAGGAACTCCTTGAAGATGAAGAGTTAAAGGAGCTGGCAAAGGAGGAGCTAAAGCAGCTAAAGGAGAAACTCCCACAACTTGAAAAACAGATAAAGCTTCTGCTTCTGCCAAAGGATGAGGCCGACGATAAAGATGTAATATTGGAGATAAGGGCAGGAACGGGTGGTGAAGAGGCCGCCTTATTTGCAGCAGACCTATTCAGGATGTATTCACGATATGCAGAGAACAAGGGCTTCAAGGTAGAGGTGTTGAGCAAAAGCCTATCCGATACCGGCGGCATAAAGGAGATAATAGCCGAAATAAAGGGCAAGGGCGCCTATCATCTGTTCAAGCACGAAAGCGGCACACACAGGGTTCAGAGGATACCTATAACCGAATCCCAGGGCAGAATCCATACATCGGCTGCCACCGTCGCCGTATTACCCGAGGCGGAGAATGTCGATGTCGAGATAAAGCCGGAGGATTTGAGGATAGATGTATTCAGGGCCAGCGGACACGGTGGTCAGCATGTAAACACGACCGACTCGGCCGTAAGGATAACACACCTGCCCACGGGCATGGTGGTAAGCTGCCAGGATGAGAAATCACAGCTTAAAAACAAGGAAAAGGCGCTAAAGATATTAAAATCGAGGCTCTATGACTTCTACAGGCGCAAAAAGGAAGAAGAGAGGGCCAAAGAGAGGAAAAGCCAGATAGGTTCAGGCGATAGATCCGAACGCATAAGGACATACAACTTCCCCCAGGGCAGGGTCACAGACCACAGGATAAACCTGACGCTTTATAAATTAGACAGCATCATGGAGGGGGAGCTTGACGAGCTGATAGAGGCATTAATCGTTGATGAGCAGGCAAGGAAACTAAAAGAAAGCGGAATGTGA